Proteins from a genomic interval of Niabella soli DSM 19437:
- the rsmH gene encoding 16S rRNA (cytosine(1402)-N(4))-methyltransferase RsmH: protein MSKQKKEILPVSALTDQPETYHIPVLLHETIEGLHIVPDGIYVDATFGGGGHSAAILKALGPKGRLVAFDQDADAANNLPADERVLFVPQNFRHLKRFLRLHGISKVNGLLADLGVSSHQFDEAARGFSIRFNADMDMRMDRRQSRTAFDVVQTYSEQQLHKLFEQYGEVTNAKTLARAIVEIRGRVSLKTTEGFKNALRPVVKGNPNKYFAQVFQALRIEVNQELEALKELLEQAKEVVQAGGRIAIITFHSLEDRLVKKFFRDGGFDQKDDNPFIQHPTEKVFKIITKKPVEAGEEELKKNTRSRSAKLRVAERV from the coding sequence ATGAGTAAACAAAAAAAAGAGATACTACCTGTCAGCGCGTTAACGGATCAACCGGAAACTTACCATATTCCTGTGTTGCTGCACGAAACGATCGAAGGCCTGCATATTGTGCCCGATGGTATTTATGTGGATGCAACCTTCGGCGGCGGCGGACATTCGGCTGCGATACTGAAAGCGTTAGGCCCCAAGGGGCGGCTGGTGGCTTTTGACCAGGATGCGGATGCTGCGAATAATTTGCCTGCAGATGAGCGGGTGTTATTTGTGCCGCAGAATTTTCGCCACCTGAAGCGTTTTCTGCGCCTGCACGGGATCAGTAAGGTAAATGGCCTGTTGGCGGACCTGGGAGTGAGCAGTCACCAGTTTGATGAGGCTGCACGCGGGTTCAGTATCCGTTTTAACGCGGACATGGATATGCGGATGGACAGAAGGCAGTCCCGGACAGCGTTTGACGTAGTGCAGACGTATTCTGAACAACAGTTGCATAAGTTATTTGAACAATATGGAGAGGTGACGAATGCGAAAACGCTGGCACGCGCCATCGTGGAGATCAGAGGCCGGGTATCGTTAAAAACGACGGAAGGCTTTAAGAACGCGTTGCGGCCGGTAGTGAAAGGGAATCCGAATAAATATTTTGCCCAGGTGTTTCAGGCGCTGCGGATTGAAGTGAACCAGGAGCTGGAAGCATTAAAGGAACTGCTGGAGCAGGCAAAGGAAGTGGTACAGGCTGGTGGGCGGATTGCAATTATTACGTTCCATTCGCTGGAAGACCGGCTGGTGAAAAAATTTTTCAGGGACGGTGGATTCGATCAAAAGGATGATAATCCTTTCATACAGCACCCTACTGAAAAGGTATTTAAAATAATAACAAAGAAACCGGTAGAAGCAGGGGAAGAAGAATTGAAGAAGAATACAAGATCGCGGAGCGCAAAGTTGCGGGTGGCAGAACGGGTTTAG
- a CDS encoding FtsL-like putative cell division protein produces MAEKKEKEFKLNWKKVLNYQSIVRQVPFLFYLAFLAIVYIYNGHMADKTVRKINATAKEVKELQWEYKSLKSEVMFRSKPSELTKALQPLGLNELQESPYVLKDSLEQYMQTVNK; encoded by the coding sequence GTGGCAGAAAAAAAGGAAAAGGAATTTAAGTTGAACTGGAAGAAGGTGCTGAACTACCAGTCGATTGTGCGGCAGGTACCTTTTCTGTTTTACCTGGCTTTTTTGGCCATCGTGTACATCTACAACGGGCATATGGCCGATAAAACGGTACGCAAGATCAACGCTACCGCAAAGGAGGTAAAGGAATTACAGTGGGAATATAAAAGCTTGAAAAGCGAGGTGATGTTCCGCAGTAAACCCAGCGAACTGACCAAAGCCCTGCAACCATTGGGGTTGAACGAATTGCAGGAGTCGCCCTACGTGCTGAAAGATTCGTTAGAACAATATATGCAAACCGTAAATAAATAG